Proteins encoded within one genomic window of Oncorhynchus tshawytscha isolate Ot180627B unplaced genomic scaffold, Otsh_v2.0 Un_scaffold_1381_pilon_pilon, whole genome shotgun sequence:
- the LOC112240878 gene encoding LOW QUALITY PROTEIN: ornithine aminotransferase, mitochondrial-like (The sequence of the model RefSeq protein was modified relative to this genomic sequence to represent the inferred CDS: deleted 2 bases in 2 codons): MISKLSHSLRSVAPALTRAVHSGTRPASTAASKLKMDQPLTAEEVYAREEKYGAHNYHPLPVALEKGKGLYVWDVEGNRYYDFLSAYSAVNQGHCHPKIIAALNAQASRLTLTSRAFYNDILGAYEQYITTLFGYDKVLPMNTGVEGGETACKLARKWAYTVRGVPKNQAKIIFANGNFWGRTMAAISSSTDPSSYEDFGPFMPGFGLIPYNDIPALEKALQDPNVAAFMVEPIQGEAGVVVPDPGYLTTVRQLCTQNNVLFIADEVQTGLARMGRRLAVDHEEVRPDIVILGKALSGGVYPVSAVLCDDEVMLTIKPGEHGSTYGGNPLACGVAMAALEVLEEEKLAENAEKMGQLLRSELSKLPKEIVPIVRGKGLLNAIVIKETKDYDAWRVCMRLRDNGLLAKPTHGDIIRLAPPLIIKDHEVRECADIIQRTIMSF, encoded by the exons ATGATTTCCAAACTGAGCCACAGCCTGAGGAGCGTTGCCCCGGCCCTGACCAGAGCTGTCCACTCTGGGACACGCCCCGCCTCTACCGCTGCCTCCAAACTGAAGATGGACCAACCGCTCACCGCTGAGGAGGTGTATGCCAGAGAGGAGAAGTATGGAGCACACAACTACCACCCACTTCCTGTGGCGCTGGAGAAAGGAAAGG GTCTGTATGTGTGGGACGTGGAGGGCAACAGATACTATGACTTCCTGAGCGCCTACAGTGCAGTGAACCAGGGCCACTGTCACCCCAAGATCATCGCTGCTCTGAACGCCCAGGCCTCCAGGCTCACCCTGACCTCCAGGGCCTTCTACAACGACATCCTGGGGGCCTACGAGCAGTACATCACCACCCTGTTTGGATACGACAAAGTACTGCCCATGAACACAG gtgtggagggaggagagacggccTGTAAGCTGGCCCGTAAGTGGGCCTACACTGTGAGGGGCGTTCCCAAGAATCAGGCCAAAATCATCTTTGCAA ATGGTAACTTCTGGGGGAGAACCATGGCCGCCATCTCGAGCTCGACAGATCCTAGCAGTTACGAGGACTTCGGTCCCTTCATGCCCGGCTTTGGGCTCATCCCCTACAACGACATCCCTGCTCTGGAG AAAGCTCTCCAGGACCCTAACGTAGCAGCCTTCATGGTAGAGCCCATCCAGGGAGAGGCTGGGGTCGTGGTCCCTGACCCCGGATACCTCACCACTGTCAGACAACTCTGCACTCAGAACAAC GTGCTGTTCATAGCCGACGAGGTGCAGACTGGACTGGCCCGT ATGGGCAGACGTCTGGCCGTGGACCATGAAGAAGTACGTCCTGATATCGTGATCCTGGGAAAGGCTCTGTCAGGAGGTGTCTACCC GGTGTCTGCGGTGCTGTGTGATGATGAGGTGATGCTGACCATCAAGCCTGGAGAGCACGGCTCTACGTACGGAGGAAACCCTCTGGCCTGTGGCGTTGCCATGGCAGCTCTAGAG GTTCTGGAGGAAGAGAAGCTGGCGGAGAACGCTGAGAAGATGGGCCAGTTGCTGAGGTCAGAGCTGTCGAAGCTTCCTAAAGAGATCGTCCCCATCGTCCGG GGAAAGGGTCTCCTCAACGCCATCGTCATCAAGGAGACTAAAG ACTATGATGCCTGGAGAGTGTGCATGCGTCTCCGTGACAACGGACTGTTGGCCAAGCCCACCCACGGTGACATCATCCGTCTGGCCCCTCCCCTCATCATTAAAGACCACGAGGTCAGAGAGTGTGCTGACATCATCCAGAGAACCATCATGTCCTTCTAG